One genomic region from Jilunia laotingensis encodes:
- a CDS encoding T9SS type A sorting domain-containing protein codes for MNKNFLFSTALMAIATVASAQSLSQADVQVTTPSTEKVSVLKVKATTPIATSKQEASTRANGVSYLNPDGTYWLGINIEGAGYKADLLHVPAWQILTFKNTSDEPLKTKWSINGNDVSQNVTSEGNLEYYYINPAAKTDAAFYLPTLKSNSGNHSFTLGESNTTGSAVKTFGNAETTLCTTAKGGMTPIWSDTKGYIFGSDTEINETGEIIESIVVSSPQPAASLCVSNILYHVYSKSNTPLSSGAKMTLKIVEAKANDKGVYLPTDNVLYEMTAEEKDVLDGGLFSDLTTYALVFSNKVYDPATESMIEEPLTLDKPFSLVLSGFNQKGVDMGLIATQFPEGEVLNSHMTIPSEEGMFYSYGSFNVAVMITGYFNGIQVDDRINVLKAPDEGGIATATYEGGEIEYAAVTTSQNWIEEYDFGFEPELPSWISWELDNSYREEDGYYALTFTCEPSEGQDRNWTGHITGFGGVKSDNTITIYQGKYTGINDAVTNNNIKVSTNEDSFILSYMEGINNVNIVNIAGQTIATYELPASGQFTIPAANLSKGIYLLKFNNNQTIKVVK; via the coding sequence ATGAATAAGAATTTTTTATTTTCTACAGCTTTGATGGCAATAGCTACTGTGGCATCAGCACAGTCTTTGTCTCAGGCAGATGTACAAGTTACTACACCATCTACAGAGAAAGTGAGTGTACTTAAAGTAAAGGCTACCACTCCTATAGCAACATCAAAACAGGAAGCCTCAACAAGAGCAAATGGAGTATCCTACCTTAATCCTGATGGAACATATTGGTTGGGAATAAACATAGAAGGAGCAGGTTATAAGGCTGACCTCCTTCATGTACCGGCTTGGCAGATATTGACATTCAAAAACACATCTGATGAGCCACTCAAAACCAAATGGTCAATCAACGGCAATGATGTCAGCCAAAACGTAACAAGTGAGGGAAATTTAGAATATTATTATATAAATCCTGCAGCCAAAACAGACGCTGCTTTTTATCTTCCCACACTGAAAAGTAATTCAGGGAACCACTCATTTACTTTAGGAGAGTCCAACACAACAGGAAGTGCAGTAAAGACTTTCGGAAATGCAGAGACTACCTTATGTACAACCGCAAAGGGTGGTATGACTCCTATTTGGTCAGACACTAAAGGTTATATATTTGGCTCTGACACTGAAATAAATGAAACAGGAGAGATAATAGAGTCTATTGTTGTATCATCGCCTCAACCTGCTGCATCATTATGCGTATCTAATATTCTGTACCATGTTTATTCTAAATCAAATACTCCTCTATCATCAGGAGCCAAAATGACATTGAAAATCGTGGAAGCAAAAGCCAATGATAAAGGAGTTTACCTTCCTACAGATAATGTTTTGTATGAAATGACAGCAGAGGAGAAAGATGTTTTAGACGGAGGTCTTTTCAGTGATCTTACCACCTACGCACTTGTCTTTAGTAACAAAGTATATGATCCGGCTACAGAGTCTATGATTGAAGAACCACTTACTTTAGATAAACCATTTTCCCTAGTACTCAGCGGATTCAATCAAAAAGGAGTTGACATGGGTTTAATAGCAACACAATTCCCAGAAGGAGAAGTTCTTAACTCACATATGACCATTCCAAGCGAAGAGGGAATGTTCTATAGCTACGGTTCTTTCAATGTTGCTGTCATGATTACAGGCTATTTTAACGGCATTCAGGTAGATGACCGTATAAATGTTTTAAAAGCTCCAGACGAAGGAGGTATAGCAACAGCAACCTATGAAGGAGGTGAAATTGAATATGCAGCTGTAACTACAAGCCAAAACTGGATTGAAGAATATGATTTCGGTTTTGAACCTGAGTTACCAAGCTGGATATCTTGGGAACTAGATAATTCTTATCGTGAAGAAGATGGATATTACGCTTTAACATTTACTTGTGAACCGTCAGAAGGTCAAGATCGTAATTGGACAGGACATATAACTGGATTCGGAGGTGTCAAATCAGATAATACCATTACAATTTATCAAGGAAAGTACACAGGTATCAATGATGCTGTTACTAATAACAATATTAAAGTATCAACAAACGAGGATTCGTTTATCCTGTCATATATGGAAGGAATAAACAACGTAAATATTGTGAACATTGCAGGCCAAACTATAGCAACTTATGAATTACCTGCTAGTGGTCAGTTTACAATCCCTGCTGCAAATTTGAGTAAAGGAATCTATTTACTTAAATTCAATAACAACCAAACTATCAAAGTTGTAAAATAA
- a CDS encoding M6 family metalloprotease domain-containing protein: MMKNLILISWVIVLLLCPALVKAVPAYPYPVKVTQPDGSSVVIRMHGDEFMNRMSTEDGYTVVLNEDGYYVYADLKNGSLVPTSYVAKDAAYRSVDEQSYLSKVGKNIVAADNAKATALRVAANAGYGEDGLMTRANASGLDNYRGLVILVEYNDRGFTRDDLNTLFTDMMNKRNYTGYDDNGKHIEYTGSVRDYFYENSEGKFDPEFDVVGPVKIDYSQTYVNQTSNATTIMKAACRAADPLVDFSKYDSDGDGKVDMVYFIFAGAGSNVGGNNSKYLWPHAFSFSQFKLDGIYLGRYACSTELYGLEKEKMLDGIGTICHEFSHVLGLPDLYDTDYDSSGGETNHPGIWSIMSGGSYSNYGRTPTGYTIYEKYASGWVMPKLIDGEGNHSLKPQNSAHEGYRINSAVNKEFFLIENRQLEGWDRFLPGHGMLVYRVDSTSTYAWVNNAVNINPSHQYFELVRATPGGTDSPTDPYPGKNKITYLTGSGALASWKGSETPISIFDIKESEGLISFKTGDFAEQVYLEDFEGMDVTDQNATDIEGVFSNWNLKQAFIQEPGSALAHGNRSIGMLQKAQLTSTTPVDIEVKTASFMFWNPTKVTAQVRLQYSTGGGKIWTTAKTESGETLATVAPGKSALLKYNINLDVPSLYQVVLYKGSTTEKCYLDDFTLTYVSKINTGISQEFAEDMSWKVYCNDGKIIIETGEDISSDVWIYSASGVLVENAKLQSGRAEISLQEKGLYIINCNGKIAKVIY; encoded by the coding sequence ATGATGAAAAATCTAATTTTAATTTCTTGGGTTATTGTTCTACTATTGTGTCCGGCCCTAGTGAAAGCGGTTCCGGCTTATCCGTACCCTGTTAAGGTGACTCAACCGGATGGAAGCTCTGTTGTAATTCGTATGCATGGAGATGAATTTATGAATCGTATGTCTACCGAAGACGGCTATACGGTTGTGCTTAACGAGGATGGCTATTATGTGTATGCCGATCTGAAAAACGGTTCACTTGTACCTACTTCTTATGTTGCAAAGGATGCGGCTTATCGCTCTGTAGATGAGCAAAGTTATTTGTCTAAAGTTGGTAAAAATATTGTGGCTGCCGATAATGCAAAGGCAACGGCTTTGCGTGTTGCTGCCAATGCCGGTTATGGTGAAGATGGCTTGATGACAAGGGCAAACGCTTCCGGTCTTGATAATTACCGTGGATTGGTGATTTTGGTAGAATATAATGATCGTGGGTTTACACGTGATGACCTTAACACTTTGTTCACTGATATGATGAATAAAAGAAATTATACAGGATACGATGACAATGGTAAGCATATAGAATATACAGGAAGTGTCCGAGATTATTTCTACGAAAATTCGGAAGGTAAATTCGATCCAGAATTTGATGTGGTAGGTCCGGTTAAAATTGATTATAGTCAGACATATGTAAATCAGACGAGCAATGCGACCACTATTATGAAGGCTGCATGTAGAGCAGCAGATCCTCTAGTGGATTTTAGCAAATATGATTCAGATGGTGATGGAAAAGTGGATATGGTTTATTTCATATTTGCTGGTGCAGGCTCTAATGTTGGTGGTAATAATTCTAAATATCTTTGGCCGCATGCATTTTCCTTCTCACAGTTTAAATTGGATGGCATCTATTTAGGAAGGTATGCTTGTTCTACAGAACTCTATGGATTGGAAAAAGAAAAGATGTTAGATGGCATCGGTACTATTTGCCATGAGTTCAGTCATGTATTGGGACTTCCCGATTTATATGATACTGACTATGACAGTAGCGGTGGTGAGACTAATCATCCGGGAATTTGGTCTATTATGTCTGGTGGTAGTTATTCTAATTATGGACGTACTCCGACTGGTTATACTATTTATGAAAAATATGCATCCGGTTGGGTGATGCCTAAATTGATAGATGGAGAAGGAAACCATAGCTTAAAGCCGCAGAACTCTGCCCATGAAGGTTATCGGATTAATTCCGCTGTAAATAAAGAGTTCTTCTTAATTGAAAATCGTCAACTTGAAGGTTGGGATAGATTTTTACCGGGACATGGAATGCTTGTCTATCGTGTCGATTCGACAAGTACTTATGCTTGGGTCAATAATGCGGTAAATATTAATCCTTCGCATCAGTATTTTGAACTTGTGCGTGCTACTCCCGGTGGAACCGATTCGCCAACGGATCCGTATCCAGGAAAAAATAAAATTACTTATCTGACTGGAAGTGGGGCGTTGGCTTCATGGAAGGGTAGCGAAACTCCCATTAGTATCTTTGATATAAAAGAAAGTGAAGGTCTGATCAGTTTTAAAACTGGTGACTTTGCTGAACAGGTGTACTTAGAAGATTTTGAGGGTATGGATGTCACTGATCAAAATGCAACTGATATTGAAGGGGTATTCAGTAATTGGAATCTCAAACAGGCATTTATACAGGAACCTGGTAGTGCGTTAGCTCATGGTAATCGCTCGATAGGGATGCTACAGAAAGCTCAATTAACGTCGACTACTCCAGTAGATATAGAGGTGAAGACGGCTTCTTTTATGTTTTGGAATCCTACTAAAGTAACTGCTCAAGTTCGCTTGCAGTATTCAACTGGAGGAGGAAAGATTTGGACTACTGCTAAGACTGAATCAGGAGAAACTCTGGCAACAGTCGCTCCGGGTAAATCTGCTTTGTTGAAATACAATATTAATTTAGATGTACCTTCTCTTTATCAAGTAGTTTTGTACAAAGGTAGTACTACTGAAAAATGTTATCTGGACGATTTTACATTGACTTATGTATCCAAAATAAATACAGGTATATCACAGGAATTTGCAGAAGATATGTCTTGGAAAGTATATTGTAATGATGGGAAGATTATAATTGAAACTGGTGAAGATATTTCTTCAGATGTTTGGATTTATTCTGCCAGTGGTGTATTAGTTGAGAATGCAAAACTGCAAAGTGGGAGAGCTGAAATTTCGTTACAGGAGAAAGGATTGTATATTATTAATTGTAATGGAAAGATAGCTAAGGTTATCTATTAG
- a CDS encoding substrate import-associated zinc metallohydrolase lipoprotein encodes MKKSIIFIFLSILIGSSLFTACSDDELGPTIFDATVRPLDRTQYSFPLDSFVEANYRQPYNLRYIYRMEDISADMDYNLIPCTYQKSKEVAVLAKYLWFDIYAKLQTPEFLKMYAPRILHIIGSPAYNPSSGTMTLGEASGGKKITFYRGNSIDVNNIDSLNELFFKTMHHEFSHILQQTKVTPTEFNTLSSGQYDSFAWQDRNDSLVLSLGFVTPYGSSQATEDWVEVIANYIVKDSITWNGMLNTATYGWEVVMVDVDKFDPELETRTFKNDVKQAGSDAYAQYEVYRKTIVRDENGDPIKDENGKLQYIDEDGVDGKALILQKLDMARNWMKTSFGLDLDQLRKEVQTRQYLTDEKGEFVLRDGKFVNRLVEPLHIGSSETLMDSLLYQVDKFKELQN; translated from the coding sequence ATGAAAAAGTCTATTATTTTTATATTCCTTTCCATTCTTATTGGAAGCAGCCTTTTTACAGCTTGTTCCGATGATGAATTAGGACCAACCATTTTTGACGCGACAGTAAGACCATTGGACCGTACTCAATATTCATTCCCGTTAGACAGTTTCGTAGAAGCGAACTACCGTCAGCCCTATAATCTCCGGTATATTTATCGGATGGAGGATATCAGTGCCGATATGGACTACAATCTTATACCTTGTACTTACCAAAAAAGTAAAGAGGTAGCTGTATTGGCAAAATATCTTTGGTTTGATATTTATGCAAAGCTACAAACACCGGAATTCTTGAAAATGTATGCTCCGCGCATCCTGCACATCATCGGTTCACCGGCATATAATCCGAGTAGTGGAACTATGACTTTGGGTGAAGCCAGTGGAGGTAAAAAAATTACTTTCTACCGGGGTAATTCTATTGACGTCAACAACATTGATAGTTTAAATGAATTATTCTTTAAAACGATGCATCATGAATTCTCTCATATTTTGCAACAGACTAAAGTCACACCTACTGAATTCAATACGTTGTCATCTGGTCAATACGACTCTTTTGCATGGCAGGATAGAAATGACTCACTTGTTCTTTCATTAGGCTTCGTTACTCCTTATGGTAGTTCACAAGCCACAGAAGACTGGGTGGAAGTAATAGCCAACTACATCGTGAAAGACAGCATAACTTGGAACGGTATGTTGAATACAGCCACTTACGGCTGGGAGGTGGTAATGGTTGATGTTGACAAATTCGATCCGGAACTTGAAACCAGAACTTTCAAAAACGATGTAAAACAAGCGGGCAGTGATGCATATGCACAATATGAAGTATACCGCAAGACAATCGTTCGGGATGAAAATGGAGATCCTATCAAAGATGAAAATGGTAAATTGCAATATATCGATGAAGACGGTGTAGATGGAAAAGCATTAATCCTTCAAAAGTTAGATATGGCTCGCAACTGGATGAAAACTTCTTTCGGACTTGACTTAGACCAATTGCGCAAAGAAGTACAAACTCGTCAATATCTTACTGATGAAAAAGGAGAATTCGTTTTGCGAGATGGTAAGTTTGTCAACCGCCTTGTCGAACCTCTACATATCGGAAGCTCTGAAACTTTAATGGATTCATTATTGTATCAGGTAGATAAATTTAAAGAGTTGCAAAACTAA
- a CDS encoding DUF4302 domain-containing protein — MKRFALFFALSALFLTSFNSCKNEEEDLFDQTSALRLEAAKKDYTALLTSASNGWVMEYFATEKYKGYTMLVKFNSDGSVKFAAKDDLTSNKYTEEEGSLWEMISDNGPVLTFNTSNSLLHRFSSPEDIPSTSKDDEQGLGYEGDYEFIMVSPTTNKDAVMLKGKKRGMYIPLTRLSEDQNWEDYFAKQEALKEKVFGESINPVLLALGDKNYEIHEINSGMAKYIPEGGDIITDAEERSVAFTSNGFRLIKPITENDHSVQNFVYDENNDIFTCTDDQEASIRGVAKFQFIWQQLTLSEKPKSLTFNASSEMSSKFSAVFQPIVESFKEIKYSVTSFAFIPNGTDLSLKLTVRTNKGGALSGNYYYTTKGNNDELNITYKDADATGNNLLKFNVEPFVKTTMSREFELAADKSNMNLETIKLVDKNDPELWVIATLK; from the coding sequence ATGAAAAGATTTGCGTTATTTTTTGCTTTGTCTGCCCTATTCCTTACTTCGTTTAATTCATGTAAAAATGAAGAGGAGGATCTTTTCGACCAGACATCGGCTCTTCGGCTTGAAGCTGCCAAAAAAGACTATACAGCATTGCTTACCAGCGCAAGCAATGGATGGGTTATGGAATATTTTGCTACTGAAAAATACAAAGGTTATACTATGTTAGTTAAATTCAATTCTGACGGCTCCGTTAAATTTGCGGCCAAAGACGATCTTACTTCTAACAAGTATACTGAAGAAGAGGGTTCTTTATGGGAAATGATTTCTGACAATGGACCGGTTTTAACATTTAATACTTCCAATTCTTTATTACATCGTTTTTCCAGCCCAGAAGACATTCCTTCGACTTCCAAAGATGATGAACAGGGATTAGGGTATGAAGGTGACTATGAGTTCATTATGGTGAGCCCAACTACAAATAAAGACGCAGTAATGTTGAAAGGGAAAAAACGCGGTATGTATATTCCTCTCACACGTTTGAGTGAAGACCAAAATTGGGAAGATTATTTTGCCAAACAAGAAGCACTAAAAGAAAAAGTATTTGGAGAGAGTATAAACCCTGTGTTACTTGCACTAGGAGACAAAAATTATGAGATACATGAGATCAATAGTGGAATGGCTAAATATATCCCGGAAGGCGGAGATATCATCACAGATGCTGAGGAAAGATCAGTAGCTTTTACATCCAACGGATTTCGTTTAATCAAACCAATTACAGAAAATGATCATTCTGTTCAGAATTTCGTATACGATGAGAATAATGATATATTCACCTGCACAGATGATCAAGAAGCAAGTATAAGAGGCGTTGCCAAATTTCAATTTATATGGCAACAACTGACCTTGTCTGAAAAGCCCAAATCATTAACTTTTAATGCAAGTTCAGAAATGTCAAGCAAATTCTCTGCAGTTTTTCAGCCAATAGTTGAATCATTTAAGGAAATAAAGTATTCTGTGACGAGTTTCGCGTTTATCCCCAATGGCACAGACTTAAGTTTAAAATTAACAGTCAGAACCAATAAGGGAGGTGCATTATCAGGGAATTATTATTACACAACAAAAGGGAACAATGATGAACTGAATATCACATATAAAGATGCAGATGCGACTGGAAATAATCTTTTGAAATTTAATGTTGAACCTTTTGTAAAAACAACAATGTCACGTGAGTTTGAGCTAGCGGCAGATAAATCAAACATGAATCTAGAAACCATCAAATTAGTGGACAAAAATGATCCGGAGCTTTGGGTTATAGCTACTTTAAAATAA
- a CDS encoding RagB/SusD family nutrient uptake outer membrane protein, with amino-acid sequence MKLRYIYMTAIAGLSLSLASCEDFLEKETDNRIELVNSKQIVQLLTTGYFTGNYGPICETSSDNVMDNNSPHVDALGDGKKTVYYNLTSYNRMYDELFAFEPVRSSTSTDSPSAVWEGCYNAIATANHALEAIDKLRNEGKVDAALNGAEGEALLIRAYNHFLLVNIFSQAYRNPTLSKNDIGIPYVTKPETEVLVHYDRGNVADVYAKIREDLEKGLKLVTDDIYADGQARKFHFNEKAAHAFAARFYLYIREYDNVIKHANIVLGETEESALACLPDWEPFAKCTTGSDFANAWLNPESPNNLLLVSTYSTAWRGMASSVRYACNGDIAKATLYSFSPTCSLAPAPWLSNSGLFINGKQDWGLLSGKGVEMFEYTDKVAGIGYPHIVRREFTSAETLLCRAEAKILKKNPDFEGAVADLRAYDKNHQILPTPGVEKYFNRDGELSSELIKTYYTKEKNPLVVLDYNTSLMDPEFVISEEAKPYFDCMMDFRRIETIGDGTRFFDVKRLGLEYSHIIGKSATVETLTWNDPRRAIEIPQEVQAAGVESSYAKVPAATAPAASKVSKSEVKSN; translated from the coding sequence ATGAAATTAAGATATATTTATATGACGGCAATCGCCGGATTGTCATTATCCTTGGCATCTTGCGAAGACTTTCTTGAAAAAGAGACAGATAACCGTATAGAGTTAGTAAACTCAAAACAAATCGTGCAACTATTGACTACCGGTTACTTTACTGGTAATTACGGTCCTATTTGCGAAACAAGTAGTGATAATGTGATGGACAACAATTCCCCTCACGTAGACGCGTTAGGTGACGGTAAAAAAACCGTATATTACAATTTGACTTCCTATAATCGTATGTACGATGAATTGTTCGCATTCGAACCTGTTAGATCATCTACTAGTACCGATAGCCCCTCCGCTGTATGGGAAGGTTGCTATAATGCCATCGCAACAGCTAATCACGCTCTGGAAGCCATAGATAAACTACGTAATGAAGGCAAAGTTGATGCCGCATTGAACGGTGCGGAAGGCGAAGCATTATTGATTCGTGCTTACAACCATTTCCTGCTTGTTAACATTTTCTCTCAAGCTTACCGGAACCCGACTTTAAGCAAAAATGATATCGGTATTCCTTACGTGACTAAACCTGAAACAGAAGTGTTAGTACACTATGACCGTGGCAATGTAGCCGATGTATATGCTAAGATACGGGAAGATTTGGAAAAAGGATTGAAATTAGTCACAGATGACATTTATGCAGATGGCCAAGCTAGAAAATTCCACTTCAACGAAAAAGCAGCACATGCTTTTGCCGCACGTTTCTACCTGTATATTCGCGAATATGATAATGTCATTAAACATGCCAACATCGTATTGGGCGAAACAGAAGAATCAGCTTTGGCATGTCTTCCTGACTGGGAACCGTTTGCAAAATGTACTACTGGTAGTGACTTTGCCAACGCTTGGCTAAATCCAGAATCTCCTAATAATCTATTGCTAGTTTCTACTTACTCTACTGCATGGCGTGGAATGGCCAGTAGCGTTCGTTATGCCTGTAATGGTGACATAGCTAAAGCCACATTATATTCATTCTCTCCCACATGTAGCTTAGCTCCGGCTCCTTGGTTAAGTAATTCAGGTCTGTTTATCAATGGTAAGCAAGACTGGGGATTGCTTAGTGGAAAAGGTGTAGAAATGTTTGAATATACAGACAAAGTAGCTGGTATTGGTTATCCACATATCGTACGCCGCGAATTTACAAGTGCAGAAACATTACTCTGTCGTGCCGAAGCCAAAATATTGAAAAAGAATCCTGATTTTGAAGGTGCCGTAGCAGATCTAAGAGCATACGACAAAAATCATCAGATCCTTCCAACTCCGGGAGTTGAAAAATATTTCAATAGAGATGGAGAATTATCTTCAGAACTGATCAAAACATATTACACGAAAGAAAAGAATCCTTTGGTAGTATTAGATTATAACACTTCATTAATGGATCCTGAATTCGTTATCAGTGAAGAAGCCAAGCCCTATTTTGATTGCATGATGGACTTCCGTCGCATTGAAACCATTGGGGATGGAACCCGCTTTTTCGATGTAAAACGTTTAGGATTGGAGTATTCTCACATCATTGGCAAAAGTGCAACAGTGGAAACATTAACATGGAATGATCCCCGTCGCGCTATTGAAATACCTCAAGAAGTTCAAGCTGCCGGTGTTGAATCATCTTACGCAAAAGTACCTGCTGCAACAGCGCCTGCTGCTAGTAAAGTATCCAAATCAGAAGTAAAAAGTAATTAA